The Polyodon spathula isolate WHYD16114869_AA chromosome 13, ASM1765450v1, whole genome shotgun sequence genome includes a region encoding these proteins:
- the LOC121325473 gene encoding fibroblast growth factor 8 isoform X1: MRLVPSRISYLLLHFLALCFQAQVTIQSSPNFTQHVREQSQVTDQVSRRLIRTYQLYSRTSGKHVQVLGNKKINAMAEDGDVHAKLIVETDTFGSRVRLKGAETGFYICMNKRGKLIGKISGKGKDCVFTEIVLENNYTALQNAKYQGWYMAFTRKGRPRKGSKTRQHQREVHFMKRLPKGHQAAEQHRHFEFINYPFNRRTKRTRNSASR, from the exons ATGAGACTCGTGCCGTCGAGAATAAGTTACCT attacTTCATTTCCTCGCCTTATGCTTCCAGGCTCAG GTAACCATTCAGTCCTCGCCTAATTTTACACAGCATGTGAGGGAGCAGAGCCAGGTGACGGACCAGGTGAGCCGTAGACTAATTCGGACATACCAGCTGTACAGCCGAACGAGTGGCAAACACGTGCAGGTCCTGGGCAACAAGAAAATCAACGCCATGGCAGAAGATGGCGACGTTCACG CTAAACTCATAGTGGAGACGGACACGTTTGGAAGCCGGGTTCGACTTAAAGGCGCAGAAACCGGATTCTACATCTGTATGAACAAAAGGGGAAAGCTAATTGGAAAG ATAAGTGGCAAAGGGAAGGATTGTGTTTTCACTGAGATCGTCCTGGAGAACAACTACACCGCCCTGCAGAACGCCAAGTACCAGGGCTGGTACATGGCCTTCACCCGCAAAGGACGTCCCAGGAAGGGCTCAAAGACCCGGCAGCACCAGCGGGAGGTTCACTTCATGAAGAGGCTGCCCAAGGGCCACCAGGCTGCCGAGCAACACAGACACTTTGAGTTCATCAACTACCCCTTCAACAGAAGAACTAAACGTACCCGCAACTCAGCCTCGCGGTAG
- the LOC121325473 gene encoding fibroblast growth factor 8 isoform X2 yields MRLVPSRISYLLLHFLALCFQAQHVREQSQVTDQVSRRLIRTYQLYSRTSGKHVQVLGNKKINAMAEDGDVHAKLIVETDTFGSRVRLKGAETGFYICMNKRGKLIGKISGKGKDCVFTEIVLENNYTALQNAKYQGWYMAFTRKGRPRKGSKTRQHQREVHFMKRLPKGHQAAEQHRHFEFINYPFNRRTKRTRNSASR; encoded by the exons ATGAGACTCGTGCCGTCGAGAATAAGTTACCT attacTTCATTTCCTCGCCTTATGCTTCCAGGCTCAG CATGTGAGGGAGCAGAGCCAGGTGACGGACCAGGTGAGCCGTAGACTAATTCGGACATACCAGCTGTACAGCCGAACGAGTGGCAAACACGTGCAGGTCCTGGGCAACAAGAAAATCAACGCCATGGCAGAAGATGGCGACGTTCACG CTAAACTCATAGTGGAGACGGACACGTTTGGAAGCCGGGTTCGACTTAAAGGCGCAGAAACCGGATTCTACATCTGTATGAACAAAAGGGGAAAGCTAATTGGAAAG ATAAGTGGCAAAGGGAAGGATTGTGTTTTCACTGAGATCGTCCTGGAGAACAACTACACCGCCCTGCAGAACGCCAAGTACCAGGGCTGGTACATGGCCTTCACCCGCAAAGGACGTCCCAGGAAGGGCTCAAAGACCCGGCAGCACCAGCGGGAGGTTCACTTCATGAAGAGGCTGCCCAAGGGCCACCAGGCTGCCGAGCAACACAGACACTTTGAGTTCATCAACTACCCCTTCAACAGAAGAACTAAACGTACCCGCAACTCAGCCTCGCGGTAG